One genomic segment of Aminivibrio sp. includes these proteins:
- a CDS encoding DUF4416 family protein encodes MERNPDGTFFYPVKLVVGVLYPDENLWRWTAGKLSGLWGAPEDMSPEFPFTVTDYYSDISPVLFRRFLSFSGLRDGGELPEWKRTACRLENESGAQRTVNIDPGYVNGARLVLASTKDNAHRVYIGGGIHGEVTLRFRFKKWEPFDYTFPDFAEGLYDGFLSVVRKKWIREMESRRREK; translated from the coding sequence ATGGAAAGAAATCCTGACGGCACCTTTTTTTATCCTGTTAAACTTGTCGTGGGTGTCCTCTACCCGGACGAAAACCTGTGGCGGTGGACGGCCGGAAAACTCTCGGGCCTCTGGGGTGCCCCTGAAGACATGAGTCCCGAGTTCCCTTTTACCGTCACGGACTATTATTCCGATATTTCCCCCGTCCTGTTCCGCCGGTTTCTTTCCTTTTCCGGCCTTCGCGACGGCGGGGAACTGCCTGAATGGAAAAGAACCGCCTGCCGCCTCGAGAACGAAAGCGGCGCTCAGAGAACAGTGAACATTGACCCTGGATACGTGAACGGAGCAAGACTGGTGCTTGCATCTACAAAGGACAACGCTCACAGGGTGTATATCGGGGGAGGCATTCACGGGGAGGTTACCCTTCGGTTCAGGTTCAAAAAATGGGAACCTTTCGACTACACCTTCCCCGATTTCGCAGAAGGTCTTTACGACGGTTTTCTTTCAGTCGTAAGAAAAAAATGGATTCGTGAAATGGAATCGAGGAGGCGCGAAAAATGA
- the purB gene encoding adenylosuccinate lyase yields the protein MIGRYQTAEMGAIWSEESKFRAWLEVELAVCRVWMEKGVIPGEAYTDICEKASFDIDRINEIEEQVHHDVIAFVSAVAEKIGENGRYIHLGLTSSDVIDTASSLLLKRSFSIVKEKTAVLMSAIADRAEEFKYTPCVGRTHGIHGEPTTFGLKLLNWLYQLQRDTERLDLAEEQVSYGKISGAVGTYAHCEPSVERRVCDLLGLKPSLVSTQILQRDRHSNAMNTIALLGSALDRFATEIRHLQRTEVMEAMEPFGAKQKGSSAMPHKRNPILCERISGMSRLLRGYALTAMENITLWHERDISHSSTERVIWPDAFHLITYMLSKMTYIVKNMVVNTTKMRENLDITRGLVFSQRVLLDLVERFGLPREEAYAIVQENAMKCWSGRKTFQELLLEDGRIASRLSPEELEGLFSTDHYFRWVDEIFARFRR from the coding sequence ATGATCGGGAGATACCAAACCGCAGAAATGGGAGCCATCTGGAGCGAGGAGAGCAAATTCCGCGCTTGGCTGGAAGTGGAGCTGGCCGTTTGCAGGGTCTGGATGGAAAAGGGAGTCATCCCGGGGGAAGCCTACACTGACATCTGCGAAAAAGCGTCCTTTGACATCGACAGAATCAACGAGATAGAGGAACAGGTTCACCATGACGTCATCGCCTTTGTATCGGCCGTCGCCGAAAAGATCGGGGAAAACGGCAGGTACATCCACCTCGGCCTGACAAGCAGCGACGTAATTGATACCGCGTCCTCCCTTTTGCTGAAACGTTCTTTCTCAATAGTGAAAGAAAAAACCGCGGTCCTCATGTCTGCCATTGCTGATCGGGCAGAAGAATTCAAGTATACTCCCTGCGTCGGGCGCACCCACGGAATCCACGGAGAACCCACCACCTTCGGCCTGAAGCTCCTCAACTGGCTCTACCAGCTCCAGAGGGACACGGAAAGGCTGGATCTGGCGGAAGAACAGGTCAGCTACGGGAAAATTTCCGGGGCCGTGGGAACGTACGCCCACTGCGAACCTTCCGTGGAGCGGAGAGTATGCGATCTTCTCGGGCTCAAACCATCTCTCGTTTCAACGCAGATTCTCCAAAGAGACAGGCACAGCAACGCAATGAATACCATCGCACTCCTCGGAAGCGCTCTCGACCGATTTGCAACAGAAATTCGCCACCTGCAGAGGACGGAAGTAATGGAGGCAATGGAACCCTTCGGCGCAAAGCAGAAAGGTTCGAGCGCCATGCCTCACAAGAGAAACCCGATCCTGTGCGAACGCATTTCCGGAATGAGCAGACTCCTGAGAGGATACGCCCTCACCGCCATGGAAAACATTACTTTATGGCATGAACGAGATATAAGTCATTCCTCGACGGAAAGGGTCATCTGGCCGGATGCTTTTCACCTGATCACCTATATGCTCTCAAAAATGACATATATTGTTAAAAATATGGTTGTAAATACCACAAAAATGAGAGAAAATCTGGATATAACCCGGGGGCTCGTTTTCAGCCAGCGTGTTCTCCTCGACCTGGTTGAGCGGTTTGGCCTTCCGAGGGAAGAAGCCTACGCCATTGTTCAGGAAAACGCGATGAAATGCTGGTCAGGGAGAAAAACTTTCCAAGAGTTGCTTCTCGAAGATGGACGGATCGCATCCCGCCTTTCCCCGGAGGAACTGGAAGGCCTTTTTTCAACCGATCACTATTTCCGCTGGGTTGACGAGATATTTGCACGTTTTCGCCGGTAA
- the glpX gene encoding class II fructose-bisphosphatase has product MFAADRNLALELVRATEAAAMAAGRWMGRGDKNAVDGAAVNALRYILNTVSMSGVVVIGEGEKDEAPMLYNGEKLGAEKAPEVDIAVDPIDGTRLTALGLAGAISVVAVSERGTMFNPKNIYYMNKLVVGPEAADVIDINLTPEENVARVAEAKGKALDDVTVVVLDRPRHEELKTRIRKVGARIKLIPDGDIGGSLLTWKDRGGADLLMGIGGSPEAVITACAIKCLGGSMQCKLWPRNDEDIAESRKRGLDLDQVLTTDDLVRGDNVFFAATGVTDGDFLKGVRYEGREIHTSSMVMRSRSGTIRFVDSIHMPKKLTELSKVSGIEYSTV; this is encoded by the coding sequence ATGTTTGCTGCTGACAGGAACCTTGCGCTTGAGCTGGTGAGGGCGACAGAAGCGGCCGCCATGGCAGCGGGACGATGGATGGGACGGGGAGACAAGAATGCCGTTGACGGAGCGGCGGTAAATGCGCTCCGGTATATTCTCAACACGGTCAGCATGTCCGGTGTCGTTGTTATCGGCGAAGGGGAAAAGGACGAAGCCCCCATGCTCTACAACGGAGAGAAGCTTGGAGCGGAAAAGGCCCCTGAAGTCGACATAGCGGTCGATCCCATCGACGGCACCCGGCTTACCGCTCTCGGTCTCGCCGGAGCCATCAGCGTTGTCGCCGTTTCCGAACGGGGGACCATGTTCAACCCCAAAAACATTTACTACATGAACAAGCTCGTCGTCGGTCCCGAAGCGGCGGACGTTATCGACATCAACCTCACTCCCGAGGAGAACGTGGCCCGAGTCGCTGAGGCAAAGGGGAAGGCCCTTGATGATGTCACAGTGGTAGTTCTGGACCGTCCGCGGCACGAAGAACTGAAGACCCGCATACGAAAAGTCGGTGCCAGAATCAAGCTCATCCCCGACGGAGACATCGGAGGTTCTCTTCTCACATGGAAGGACCGGGGCGGAGCCGATCTCCTCATGGGCATCGGAGGATCGCCGGAAGCGGTCATTACAGCCTGTGCCATCAAGTGTCTCGGGGGCAGCATGCAGTGCAAGCTCTGGCCGAGAAATGACGAGGACATAGCCGAAAGCAGGAAAAGAGGCCTCGATCTTGACCAGGTCCTTACCACTGACGACCTCGTCAGGGGAGACAACGTGTTTTTTGCCGCCACGGGAGTCACCGACGGGGACTTTTTGAAGGGCGTCCGCTACGAAGGGCGGGAGATACATACCAGTTCCATGGTCATGAGATCACGAAGCGGCACTATACGCTTCGTGGACAGTATCCACATGCCGAAGAAGCTGACGGAACTCTCCAAGGTCAGCGGTATCGAATACAGCACGGTCTGA